The window AAAAGTATTTAAATTCTGAAGAGGGTATAAATGAAATTGCAACAAAATTGTCAGAGGCGATTCTTGCATCTATCTAATGTTCATTTGACTTATATTCTTTTAATAGAATAAAATTTTTAATTAATCGATAAAAAACATGAATTCATAGAAGTAGTCTCCGAAAATTATCTCATATTTAACTAATAACAAGCTACTTAAGTAATGCAGCTAAAAGCTATAGTTAAATATAAGCAAGACTTAAAAATACTTTTTGTCGCACTGGGCTACTTCTTTTTTGCTCGCCTTGGCTATTTTTTAGTATTTGAAGACATTTACATTTTACCCACCTGGCCACCTTCAGGTTTGGCATTAGCATTCCTTATAATATTGGGAAGAAAAGCCTGGCCAGGTATTACAATAGGAGCATTATTAGCTAATATACTTGCCTATTGGAATACGGGTGACCTTGAATCTAATTCCGTAATATTATTATCCTCATTAATTGCAGCAGGTCATACTTTGGAAGCTTTATTAGGTAACTTTTTGATTACAAAATGGATTGAGAAGGATCAATTATTCAGAAAATCAGTCAACATCTTTAGGTTTTTAGGAATAGGGGTGGTTATAGCGCTTATCAGCGCAGCTATTGGCACAGGGGCACTTTACTATCAGGACTTATTTCCTGAAGGTGAATTTTTAAGTCGGTTTGTATCCTGGTGGGTAGGGAATCTAGTGGGCATATTATTATTTACTCCTTTTATATTATCGTTTAGAGAGCCCTTTCTTAAAAATTTAAAGCGAGCGCATTTAATAGAAGTTATATTTTTTAGCCTTGGCATAGCAGTCGTTTTTATGTTGCTAAATAATGAAGAATTACGCTATCCGGTGCAGCAATCCATTCCTTTTTTAGTTTTACCCATGCTCCTTTGGATGGCTTTTAGATTCCACTTGGCAGTTGCTATGACGGGCACTATTGTAATCGCCTTAATTTCTGTTTACATGACCACTAAAGGGATCGGCCCCTTTGTAATGGAAACACCTTCAAATGCCATGTTGATTCTTCAAACGTTCTTAGGCGTAATTAGCGTTTCCACAATAATTCTGTCTGCTACTCAAAGAGAAAGAAATGAAGCTCAAGCAGAGTTGAAATCTTTAAATGTGAACTTGGAAGAGATCGTGCAAAAAAGAACAGAAGAGCTGCAAAAAGAAAATACAACTCGTAAAAAAGCAGAAGAGGAATTACAAAACTCTAATACCGAATTGAGAAAGATTAATGCAGAACTGGATAATTTCGTTTATAGAGTCTCACATGATTTAAGAGCTCCCATTGCGAGCATGTTGGGGCTGCTTAATCTGGCAAAGACAGATGAAAGTCCTGAAATGAAAAGCGTCTATCTTTCGAAAATAGAGGAAAGTGCTAATCTTCAGGATACTTTTATAACTGAAATTTTGGATCAGTCAAGAAATGCGCGCTTAGAAATCAAAAATGAACCGATTGATTTTGAAAAGATTATAAACGAATCTTTCGATCAATTGAAATATTCAAATTCTGATGAAGAGGTTGAGAAAACGCTCGATATTAAATTGGATGATACCTTTTATTCTGATCCTTGGCGATTAAAGGTGATTTTGAATAATGTTATATCAAATTCTATACGCTATCGAAATGGAAGATCTCCTAAAATAGATATAGAAATCAAATCAAATAAAAAGACGGCAGTGATCAATGTGCAAGATAATGGAAGAGGCATTTCTGAAGAGCATATTCACAAAGTATTTGATATGTTCTATCGAGCGACAGATGATAATGCGGGCTCTGGTTTAGGATTGTACATTGTAAAAGAAACAGTCGCTAAACTGAATGGTGAAATTGATATTGAATCTAAACCAGCTAAGGGAACTAAAATAAGCTTTAAAATCCCGAATATGAAATCTTAGCTTATTTTAATTTAAGCCAAGCAATCAAGCTTATTACTTATCAAACATTTGCAACTCCAAACAATAAAGCCCAATTTTGATTTTTAAATCTGAACTTATATTTGATTAAGAAGATTAATAAATCATGGCAGAAACTTCACATTGGACTGGATCAGAACAATATTTATGCGACCCGGCATTAGCACAAGCTTTTCATATGGCACGAACTTTAGGAATGCCACTTTTAATAGAAGGAGAACCTGGAACGGGTAAAACCGAATTACCAATACATTATGCAAAGGATAGAGGATTAGACTTAGAAGTGTATCCGGTAGGTTCTAAAAGTAATGTGGAGCAGTTTGTAGCTCGTTTTGATCATGTTAAATATTTACGTGATTCTCAGATAGAGATATTAAATGCTCAAAGAGAGGAGAAAGGATTAGATAGTAAACTAACTACTGGTGATCGTAATCCTGAATCATTGGCTGATTATGTAGTGAAAGGACCAGCGGCTATCGCTTATAGCAAACCCAATTCAGTATTATTGATTGATGAAATTGATAAAGCCCCTCGTGAGTTCCCTAATGACTTATTGTATGCTTTAAGTCATCGGAAGTTTATTATGCCTGAATCGGGCGAGGTGATAGAAGTTTCTGAAGAAGATATGCCAGCTATTGTGATTACTTCCAATCGTGAACAGGAATTACCCACTGCTTTCAAGGGAAGATGTATTTATCATTATATCGATTTTCCGGATCAAGATACTATGGCGAAAATCATTGATAAACATCATCCTAATTTGGACGATAAAGTAGTGAAAGTGGCAATTGATGTATTTTACCATTTAAGAAGATTAGGATTGGAAAGAGCTCCTACAACTAGAGAGATATTAAACTGGTTAAAATACATGGGGGATATTGCACCTAAAGAAGCGGTAAAGAAAATAGAAGGCCTTGAAGGTATAGGAGCATTGATCAAAACACAAGATGATATGATTCGAGTGAACAGAATGATTGGTGCTGATGATAATTTTGGATCTAGTTTAAATTGAATATTTCAAGTTTAAAACTCGATAATTACTGAATCCTCATTTAAAACGAGGACTAGCTAAATGGCTTAATCAAAGTGACTATCCCCTAGGGGGGATAATAGGGGGATGCACAAAAATACTATTGCTAATTTATCTAAAACCTTTTTATAAAGATTTAAAACAAAATGGTGATAAGTTTTAATTTTTTACTCAATTTAATAGAAGTGACTATCCCCTCGAGGGGATTATAGGGGTGTTTTAAAGGGAAGCCGAATTAGTATTTGCCATAAACAATTAGTAAAATATATATTTAGAAACAAAAAATATGTTTAGCTCATTACCTGAACATTTCAGATCATACGGACTAAAAGCAGATGTTAGAACTTTGCTTTTACTCAGGAAAGCTATGCAAAGAGATTTGGTGAAAACCTTAGGGGATGTTCATAATGTACTGAAGGGAATCATAGTAAAAGAGCCTACAGATATTGGTCCTTTTACGAAAGCCTATTATGCTTATTTCTTACATATTCCCATCAAGCCAGGTGAAACCCTGGAAGATGCAATCAAAAGATCTGAAACTTTTCAAAAATGGAAGACTAAATTTGTAGAAGAAGCAGATCGAGAGTATGATGATGAAGAGCTAACCAATCTATTTTTGGATGAGGTGCATTTAACTTCTTATGATATTAAAGAAGTGATTTCAGGTAAAGAGATTTGGGATAAGGATAATCCGGATTTAGAAGATAAGGATCCTCAAGCAGAAGAAGGTGAAATTCCAGAGCGCCAATTAGATAAAATGGCAGACTATTCGGAGCTCTCTTTAGAGGAGCTTCTGGAGCGCATGGAGAAAGTTCGTGAACAGCAGAAGACTCGTCATGGTGGAGGTAGCCATTGGATTGGTACCGGTGGTATATCTCCTTACGGACATGGAGGAGCTGCAAAGAATGGAATCCGTGTGGGTGGACAAGGAGGAGGGAAGATGGCCCGAAAGGTAATGGGAGATAAACATTATTTTCCTATTGATAAGGATGCTACCTTGAATGATAATAATGTGGATGCAGCTCTTGCTTCTATAAAAGGGGTGATTCAGGAAAGTAATACTGAAAAGCTGGATGTACCTCAAACCATAAAGTCGGGTATTAAAAGAGGAGGGCTTTTTATACCTGAATTATCGAGTGAAAAGAATGAAGAGCTGAAGGTAATTGTATTGATTGATAATGGAGGCTATTCTATGGCGCCTTACGTTCGTTCGGTGCAGAATTTGTTTCGGAAGATGAAGACACGCTTTGCACATGATCTTGAAGTCTATTACTTCCATAATACCATTTATGATAGAGTGTATGTTGATGAACGTAGAACCAAAGCGATCAGCATGGAAAAACTTTTAAGTCACAGTAAGGATTACAGAGTATTCATTATGGGAGATGCTGCTATGGCACCCTATGAAATCACCCAGGGCAGCGTGGATAGTTTAAAAGCCATTCCAAAGAAATTTAAAAAGACTGTATGGCTCAACCCTGAGCCAATTAAATATTGGCCGCATACTTATACCATTCAGCTCATAAAGCAATTGATTCCAATGTTTCCTCTAACACCAGCTGGAATTGAAAGAGCGGTAAGAAGCATGAATAATAAAAGTACGGAAGGCTAAGTTTTTAGCTATAGATTTCAATCCTTTTTAAGAGTTGGTGTGTCTGTCAGTTAGACATCGACCTTTTATGAGAAAACTATTTATAGTACTAGCATTAGGGCTTATTCTAGCTCATCCTATTTACGCCCAGAAGGATACGACTACATTTAACAAAAAGCGATTTCGGATATCCGTAGGCTTAACCGCTACCGCTTATACAGCAGGCGTTTTATACCTTTCAGAAGTATGGTATAGGGACCATGAGAGAGTTCCTTTGCATTGGTATAATGATAATGCGGGCTGGCAGCAAATGGACAAGGCTGCACATGCTTACATTGCGTATCATCAAAGCCGAGCAGGCTATGAAATGCTCAAATGGAGTGGTGTGAATCAAAATACTGCTATATTTTTAGGAGGAAGTTTAGGATTTATCTTTCAATTGCCGATTGAAATATTTGACGGGATTTATGAAGGCTATGGCTTCTCTTGGGGAGATGTATATGCCAATACTGCGGGTTCATTGTTATTTATGCTGCAACAAAAGTTTGCGGATGAACAAATCATTAAAATGAAGTTTTCCTATTATCCCACCCCATATTCCAAGGTGAACCCCAGAATATTAGGTGAAAATGCACTAGAGAGCTTGTTTACCGATTATAATGCGCAAACCTATTGGTTGAGTATAGGCCTCAATAAATTGATCCCGGATGAAATAATACCTAATTGGTTAAATATAGCAGTAGGCTATAGTGGAGGGGGAATGCTGTCAGATTTTGAAAACCCTAGATGGATAGGAGGGAAAAGGATAGCCGAATATGCTCGGTATAGACAATTCTTGCTTTCCCCTGATATTGATTATACTCAATTCAAAACCAATAGTAAGTTTTTGAACGGACTGTTCGAAGCCCTAAACCTCACCAAATTCCCAGCTCCCGCAATTGAATACAATACGGAATACGGCTGGGTGCTCCATTTTATTTATTTATAAAAGATTAAAGCTTTAATTATATAGATGCTTGTATTTTGTTGGTTTAGGTTTGACTTATGTAATGATTCGATAGCTGAAGTTATGGACTTCCTTTTTTAAATTCGATTCTTGTTGAAAAGCGAGCTCTATCATCATACCTATAGTTTAAATCAAGGGTTAAACTAACTTCATTCAAATTTTGTATTGATAGATATTCCTCCCAACCGCTGTCAGATTTAATTATTAAATAAGATCCGTTCTTAGCCAATTCCCAAGTTCCTTCCTCAGTGTTGTTGAAATCATTTTCCTGCTTATCTCTGATAAATTTTACAGAATTATTTGATATGTAGTGTCCATTTTTCTTGAATTGAATTGAGAAATTGACACTTAAAATTGATTCAAAAATCAGTGTATCTACACTGTTGATAAATCTTGAAAAAGACCAATTACCTACTAATAGGTTTTCTCTTTTTTTTAAATACTCCTTTGATGGAAGACCAGTGTCTACCAAAGAGACAATAAGCTCTTCAGGAAAACTTGACCATTCTTGCAATGAAACTTCGGCTGTCAGAATTTCATTAGATTTAGATCTTAGGTAGAAGAAATATTCGCTTAAAGCTTCTCTATCTACTATGTAAAGACCATAGTAATTTCCGCTATTAACCAATCGCCATTCTCCATAATTTGCATAACCGTATTTTTCTCCCTGATAATTTAAAGTTAAAGTGCTTGAGTCGGAAAAATGCAGTTTCAAGGATGAAAGCGTACTATATTCGGATTCTATTTGCCATTCATTATCTGAAAAATCGCTAGGATTCAATTTTAACTCTTCGGAAATAAAAGGTTTTAGTATAATATAGGTTTGCTTATCTTCATTATGCCTTAAAATAACACTGTCTTTATTGAATGATTCTATTTTAACTTTTTCACCTTTAAGCTTAAAAATTCCTTTCTTTTTAATCCTTGCTTTATTTGGCTTTTCTTTGAAATTATGAAATTTCACAGTTTTACCAGAGAACTCGACAATTCCTGTTCCCGTAGAAAAGGATTCAATTGTTTCAACAGAATCTTCAGAACTGTCAATCGAAATAACCTCCTCCATAGAACGAATATATGCTACTTTCCAAGTACCTGATAACTCCTGTCCGTAGGTATGGAATGTAGTCAAAACTAAAGCAAGTAATAATGGTATAATTCTCCTCATCCTAATTGGCCCTAACGGTTGGCTATGAGCAGTAGCGTGCCGCAGGGCGCTATTGCTTATAGGTTTTGTTAGCTGATGTATTTATATTTTATCACAACTATCGTTGCAATAAGTATTACTATTACCGAACCAAAAAACAAGAGTTTCGATAATGAAAAAAAACTTCTGAAGAATCGATATTTACCCTTCTTGTATTTATCTGTGGGCATTTCGTAATCTTTAATTACATGGTTGCTTGTTACCCCGCTTTTGTCATTGTAAATTCCACGAAATTTTCTCTCTTGCTGCAAATAATAACTATCCAGAAGCCAAAAAAATAAAACTTGAAACGCAGCAATGTAAATCAAAATTAATTTTGGGTTCGAAGCATAAATTGCCAACAAACCAGCAGCCAGCGTAATTGTTATAGCCTTTAGTTGAATTGAATTTGTGCTCAACCTATTAATAACATTTTGGATAAATTCTAGATGTTGTTTTTCTTCGTCTGTCATTTAATATTATTTTGTAAAAACCAATTCTTTAGATTTTTGATAGTATAAAAGGTCTAATGGGAATTCTTCGTTATTATATTCAGAAACCCATTTTCTGATATCTTCTGTGTTCAGTGTTGTCAAATGGTCTAAATCAAGTGGATATTGAATAGATTCATTTAGCATTACACCACCTTTTGCAAATGTTCTTGTTTGCCTTCTGGTTTTACGATATTCTGAAAGTCTTTTATGCCTTAGAATTTTACTTGTTTCAATTTCAGAATAAATCCATGGTGACAAAGTTGAAGACTTAACACCTTCTTTAAAAGAAATGGATTCAGGCGTATTAAGAAA is drawn from Marivirga arenosa and contains these coding sequences:
- a CDS encoding sensor histidine kinase, producing the protein MQLKAIVKYKQDLKILFVALGYFFFARLGYFLVFEDIYILPTWPPSGLALAFLIILGRKAWPGITIGALLANILAYWNTGDLESNSVILLSSLIAAGHTLEALLGNFLITKWIEKDQLFRKSVNIFRFLGIGVVIALISAAIGTGALYYQDLFPEGEFLSRFVSWWVGNLVGILLFTPFILSFREPFLKNLKRAHLIEVIFFSLGIAVVFMLLNNEELRYPVQQSIPFLVLPMLLWMAFRFHLAVAMTGTIVIALISVYMTTKGIGPFVMETPSNAMLILQTFLGVISVSTIILSATQRERNEAQAELKSLNVNLEEIVQKRTEELQKENTTRKKAEEELQNSNTELRKINAELDNFVYRVSHDLRAPIASMLGLLNLAKTDESPEMKSVYLSKIEESANLQDTFITEILDQSRNARLEIKNEPIDFEKIINESFDQLKYSNSDEEVEKTLDIKLDDTFYSDPWRLKVILNNVISNSIRYRNGRSPKIDIEIKSNKKTAVINVQDNGRGISEEHIHKVFDMFYRATDDNAGSGLGLYIVKETVAKLNGEIDIESKPAKGTKISFKIPNMKS
- a CDS encoding AAA family ATPase — translated: MAETSHWTGSEQYLCDPALAQAFHMARTLGMPLLIEGEPGTGKTELPIHYAKDRGLDLEVYPVGSKSNVEQFVARFDHVKYLRDSQIEILNAQREEKGLDSKLTTGDRNPESLADYVVKGPAAIAYSKPNSVLLIDEIDKAPREFPNDLLYALSHRKFIMPESGEVIEVSEEDMPAIVITSNREQELPTAFKGRCIYHYIDFPDQDTMAKIIDKHHPNLDDKVVKVAIDVFYHLRRLGLERAPTTREILNWLKYMGDIAPKEAVKKIEGLEGIGALIKTQDDMIRVNRMIGADDNFGSSLN
- a CDS encoding DUF2279 domain-containing protein, whose product is MRKLFIVLALGLILAHPIYAQKDTTTFNKKRFRISVGLTATAYTAGVLYLSEVWYRDHERVPLHWYNDNAGWQQMDKAAHAYIAYHQSRAGYEMLKWSGVNQNTAIFLGGSLGFIFQLPIEIFDGIYEGYGFSWGDVYANTAGSLLFMLQQKFADEQIIKMKFSYYPTPYSKVNPRILGENALESLFTDYNAQTYWLSIGLNKLIPDEIIPNWLNIAVGYSGGGMLSDFENPRWIGGKRIAEYARYRQFLLSPDIDYTQFKTNSKFLNGLFEALNLTKFPAPAIEYNTEYGWVLHFIYL